One genomic region from Paraburkholderia azotifigens encodes:
- a CDS encoding 2OG-Fe dioxygenase family protein gives MKREVVKIVNGFKFLPGRAYLEGLDDREYQSFKAFYDAQVKPDPYAAVRDRAMIKIVYERISGKIRLNPNQSYFQSYGANDTDGGRVRVFPPVDKAILGNRVFNHVFQCDTAYINEYCDRVGKHDVNISVHFIRYKADKGGASFSSPVWLHLDDEPLVFIHLVQLTDNAIGADSVISEMDSKPTNVLRLSAPFDTLIVDRAKKHAVTPLGSNEGTAYRDVMLINLEAEVQQQ, from the coding sequence ATGAAAAGAGAAGTTGTCAAAATTGTAAATGGGTTTAAATTCTTGCCCGGACGTGCGTATCTTGAAGGTTTGGACGACAGAGAATATCAATCCTTCAAGGCGTTTTACGATGCACAGGTAAAGCCTGATCCTTACGCCGCGGTAAGAGATCGGGCAATGATAAAGATCGTGTACGAAAGAATCTCGGGCAAGATACGCCTAAACCCAAACCAGTCTTACTTCCAATCGTACGGCGCCAACGATACTGATGGCGGACGTGTACGGGTTTTCCCACCAGTTGACAAGGCGATCCTCGGAAATCGTGTTTTCAATCACGTATTTCAGTGCGATACGGCTTACATTAACGAATACTGCGATCGAGTCGGAAAGCATGATGTCAACATCAGCGTGCACTTTATTCGATACAAGGCGGATAAGGGAGGTGCATCGTTCAGCTCTCCGGTATGGCTACACCTCGACGACGAACCTCTGGTCTTCATTCATCTGGTTCAGCTTACGGACAACGCGATCGGGGCCGACAGCGTGATTTCGGAGATGGATAGCAAACCCACCAACGTGCTGCGACTTTCGGCACCGTTCGATACGCTAATCGTCGATAGAGCGAAGAAGCATGCGGTGACTCCTTTGGGCTCAAACGAGGGCACGGCATATCGTGACGTGATGCTGATCAACCTCGAAGCAGAGGTCCAGCAACAATGA